CCATGTTATCTTAactgtagatttacaagttcgagaggtagaaattggacgattggatatacttcaaggtatgttaaggctagctTTTCTTTCCtatggcatgatcctatgatatgagccaacgagtgagtaagcgagcttccatattactctactcttagaagcattaggagtacttcagtctttgatgttcatgtaccccgtttatgatgATTCCTTCTGTTCACGGGTCTAGCTTTATGTATCAGTCCTATGTAAACAGTTTatttatgcattacattcattatatatatccATGTACATTGACctgtgaccagaaggcgttatatatgtgaatattagatatatgtgggGTATGAGAAGAGAGATAGGTGTTATAcatgcattaccacctgatcagttggtgcaCAGTGacgatgatattgattatggccgcagaggagccgatatgatatgatgagatgctATAGAGGCTTGACGGGcgttatacacacacatataacaggcgttatacacgcatatatatctagatgtatgaccttcattgctaggcatgagcatgcatattatgtgcccacagtGGCATTATCAGTTATATAGCTTCATGcagatacatacatatactagtttatacaagtacatgcagatagttatttgagcttatgagttcagaccTTATTCATGGttcttacatatatatgttgttcttatgtctttcatacttagtacattatccgtactgactccccgttgctcggggggatgcgttcatgcccgcaggtacaggtagatAGGCAGGTGGcccagcttagtaggacttttATCCAGCAGTGATTAGTgcactccatttgatccggagttgcagtctattttggaatGCCatccttttgagatgtatatagatgggtatgacggggccctgtcccgtcctttctatagcttttatTCCGCAGAGGTCCGTAGTCAGTTGCATGTATTAGCCGtacgatgtagccttgtcgctcattcttttgtgtacaagaTATGTAGCACTCACCGGCTTGCAATCGTTCTTCCGAAAGACGTTTATGTATATACCAATTGTTCAGAGTTCTTGATGTCGCCtatttatgagattagtttaagccatttatgggcccttgTTATTTAGTAaggttcagatatgagtataggggtgtttggtcgctagagctCAGAAACTCGTCACGACTCACCGCTGGGTCGTGACGAAGGTGGTATCGTGAGCCGAGGGCTCCGtccctagggttgtctacagaccgtgtctagtagaatcttgtttatgggcgtattgtgcaccacacttataaacaggaggctacaggacatttaggatgatgtcattctttctctcttagattgtgcgatagagccatatgTTAAGCGTTCCCTTTCTAATGagttgttctgatttcagcgatgctcCGCAAGAAAGCTatagctgcccagaagggcacgAGAGCGGCCAGTGAGGTCACTAGCCGTACTCGGCGAGTTACCAGGCTCGGGACGAGATTCGAGCGAGGGGCCGTCCGAGACATCGCATACCTCGCCTCCGGACCGCCCCGCCTCCTCGGCGGATGCACCGGGCCGGGATGTGCGGGATCTTTGTGCGCTTATTGACTAGATTAGTAGCCATCCGAGCTCGGCGGTGAGTTGGTGTTGACCAACGGACGTGGctagtagttcgagggttaagaccttccttgggttaggtcctccagagtttttggtGATAAAGCAGAATATAGACccccaggatttcattgatgatatgcagaggaccttgagggttatgcacgcggatgaggttgagtcggtggagttggcttcatatagactccgggatattGCGATACAGTTGTATCAGGCATGGGAGTTATCTaagggagagaatgcccctccagctgtGTGGCGAGAGTTCTCAGATGCTTTTCTTCACCATTATCTACCTCCAGAGGTCCGACGGGCCCGAGCAGACAAGTTCCTACTTATCGAGCAGGGTAGtatgagtgttcaggagtattgtgtacacttcgattccttggctagatatgccccagccacggtggctgagatggaggatagagtttATCGCtttgtggctggtctagggccacacttgatagatgagtgtacgactgctgcattacatccaggcatggatatctcccgtatacaggcatatgcacagaattGTTCAGAGTTCTTGATGTCTCctatttatgagatcagtttaagcCACTTATGGGCCCTTGTTATTCAGTAaggttcagatatgagtataggggtttTGGTCGCTAGAgctcagacactcgtcacgactcatcagcttgggtcgtgacaaagaccTTGTTTCATACTCTACGGATAAATTATGTCAAGGGTACTGCTATAAGTTATAACTTCAATAACTCACTCTTATGAGCTACATATTTTTATTAAGAGTTAATTTAGTGAGCTacatatttttgttaaaaagtTAATAGCTCGACTTCCACAAATAGTTACATGTTAAGTGCACTTCCACTATACAGATGGAAGATTAATATGATAGTGCATTTATATCTACTTGCTTCTCTCTCTTCACGAGTATAAAATATGGTTTGGAGCAGATTGACTGCCCATTATTAGGGGTGTGCATGGATCGGGTTTGTTAAAGATCAAACCAAACTAATTGCATCGGGTTTTAAAATCTATAAACCAACCAAAGCAATAAAAGTCGATTTTTTTAACTTAGGATTTTCTCGGTTTTTTTCGGGTCGCTCGGATTTTTCGGATTTTCCCCCGggaaagtcttcatacaaaacatataacttgtattttaaatatttctttagttctaaTAAGATACGACTATATAATTAAGacatttattaagaaaataacacaaaatttgagatgagagatgacattgtactaaaatattcaacaaaaaaaaaaaatgaaattacataaaataaaatgatcataatctaaaagtagtAAATCATGCTATAATAAATACGGCTAATTTATAAGGCATATAGAAAATGATCTTAATCTAAAAGTACGAAGTCATACTAAAATAAGTACgcctaataagtattaattgcATGACTAtatatcaaagaaaaaaataagttatgtattttcactttctaaaccaacataaaactaaagaatagatatccaacattattgtcattcctagtgttaaaattgaatttcttttgttagcatttttgttggattttatttgagttattaacaTCAATGATAAAACTTAttggaccattcaaaattctaaattcaaacttaaaataatatattaaaagataaaaaattatgataagaaatatttataaattacattataataaatatttttatgtataaaatatttttgaaattttatacatgtaatgtcgggtcgagttggtttgatttgactttttttagttaaaaccaaaccaaaccaatgatggtcggatttttcttttttaaaaccaaacccaATCAAACCAACCACTAGTCAAATCTTTTCTCTATTGATCGCGTTTTATTGGGTTACTTTGTACATTCCTACCCATTATGATTACGTTCATGATCCAgtatataaaaaagaaatagtatTGCTatggaagtggaagaaaaaCTTAATTGTGAGTTAATCTACATATGGGAATTCATCGATTGGTGAGTTAAACTATACAACTTCGTTACATGAAATCTCGAAATAGAGAGATTCATCCTGCTTCCGTTCCAACTTTCATTTGCTCGAACATGACAACGGTGACTAATTCCGCTTAATATAAGGCTAATTTATATTTAGACTTTTCACGTGCAACAGATACTTGTTCTACGTAAATGTATAatcaacaaaattaaaagaatagCTACTGAAACAATTTCATAGAAATGCTTATTGCAATATATATTCGCAGTAGTCAAACCAATGCTCCTTTTCATTCAATAACAAAGAACTGAAACAAGAAATCTCCTCTAAAAACATACATTAAAGTGCTGAAACTCTCAGATTTTGCTtaaaaagaaatgaaacaaCCACACATGAGTTGAAGGAATCCGGTCTAAATGACCAAAGCAGCACATTTACATAAATAGTACAAACACGATAAATACATTAACAGTTAAGGGGAACAACATCTGCAGTTGCACATCAatttgcttagaagaaataagCAAAACTATGAATAACGACTGCTTACGACGAATGATGATAGTGTGCCTTCACTGGAGTACTTGGCTGCCATAATCAGAATTGAACTTGTCATACCTATGTGCATGGAGATGAGCGGATGGTCTTGTGTTCTTCAAAGCCATCTCAATATCTCTCTCTGTAATCCGTCCAACCTTCGGCAGCTCTGCAGAAGAATGCATATTTCAGTACTAATGCCATGAGCCAAAGCTAAATGATCAAGAAACGATCTCAGCTAACCTTAGCACCAGATAAGACATCCACAAATTTAgttacacatttcatatattgTAATCCCAAAATAAAGTTTTCCCGTAGATTATAAATGTATTTCCTGAAACCTTTTAAAGATGTTGcccgataaaaaaaaaattctacacATAATGCAAGCCTTACGAGATCAGTTTGACAATTACATCACTCAATAATCAACAATAACCAAGATCCCACTGGATCAATTAATTTGTTATGTTGAATCATTCTGAAACTTGTCACGAAGCAGGAAGAGTTGAATAAGAAGAGAAACGACAAGTTAGTTGCAGTAATGAGTTAACGTCTATGCTCTCTCACTTGACGTTGACCACTACAAGACTATTATTGCACGCATTTGCATCTGCACATGCATATGAAAAGCCCAAGAACCCAGATATAGTTTCACAAAAAAACATTTTGCACAATATTTAACACAGTTTGGAGACGAGTTCTTATCCTCTGGAACATGGAAAACCACTGTCAAAAGTCAGAACTCATACAAGAACACAGCTATATGATGAGTTCTTACTAGATCAGTATCCTGATCATAAATGGATGATAAGAGAATGTTGAACACAACTGAAAGGAGAGATGCATTAGATTTTGTAATATTGACCCTAGAAAGTGCTTCATGAAGGTGTGGGATATACTTTTCTACCAGGCCACATATCTCTATCACTCCAGAGTCATAGTTTTCCCAAGAAATCCCCGAGGTCCAGTGGCGCACGGTTTGGAACTAAGAGGATAATGTGCTCGCCTGCTCTACCCTCCACTTAAAAACCAGACTTTTGTCTGCAGCAGGATTCGAACCCATGACATGCGCCTAGCCCACACATCATATCTTGTGATCTTACCCGTATGGCTTAGCACGCCCCTCCCTCTTATAAGGATAAATACCCATACTATTGAACTATACCTCCTCTCTACGAGACGAACTCGACAGAGAAGAGGGAGGAGGGcatatttcttttatattaGAACAAAGAAAGCTTTTTTAGTTTCCTTGCATCCAATTACAGGCGAGTCAGAAGCCCTTATAGCAAGTGCTAGCCCAAAGCCCTGGGAGCCAGGCCAGGATCATAGTTCATCTTCAAATTCTTAGTTTAACAAACAATAATTCATGACCTAAAGGAAAACTATGGCCTTACTTTGCAAATTTGTTGGAAGCATAAATCAGTCATTGTTATATGTTAATAAGGAATCCCCAAATCCATAACATGTAGGCGGCAAATATTAAAAGATAATGCATGACACGGATGTATGCTATGAATAGAGCGGTATTCCTATAGCTGACTCCAATTAGTCTGGGACTGAGCCGTAGTTGATTGGTTGAGTATATGGCATAATGTGacaaaaataagttaaaagtAAACAAGTCAGGTACAATAGTGAATTACCACAAGCGAAAATCTCAAAATTTAGCCCCTTAGGCAcattcattatcatatacccACAACTAACAAAGAACAGTGTAAGCTGTCATACCATCCTCGGGCACCActtcttgtttctcttccaGTTGTGCTATTAGACGTCTCAATGGTTGCATGGCAGCCTCCTTGCACAATAACCGGATATCAGAACCTGAAAAACCTTCTGTCTTTTCAACCAATAGGTCATAGGGTAGAGTCTCCTCTTCGGGTGCCGATGTCAGCACTTCCTCAAACATGGCCCTCCTTGCTTCTGGCTCTGGTAGAGGCACAAGAATCTAAAATTACAGTCAGTAGGTGAATAACAAATTATTTTGTCAAGCTGTTACTTGTTGCTTTGACATTGTAGTGGATACGAACAAATAAAATGGCCCAAGATTGTTGTTTCAGCTGTTTTGCTCTTTTCCTTACATTATGCAGATATCTAACATGTGTTAGACAGAGATAACTGAAAATTTACATGCCCATGACTAACCCAGCTTAAGGAAGAAGGTTATTACTCGATCAAAAGCAAAAATATTGATTCACAATGAGACCAACAATTGAACCAACATTTGACTGGAACagataccaaataaaatttaatttgattaataaaCAACTTTTATGGAAATCGAACCACCAGTCCAGCACCCTCTAGCTAAAGCCTCATACCACTTGAAAAGCTTCCATTGACTCCAAATTTGGCAAGTTCAACACCAATTTACTAGGTAACAAAATGTACATTGGCTTCAGATTTCACATGTTCGATCCCAGTGTACAAGAGGGTCTTGAACAGAAGACTTGGTAAAGATGAAATTTCACTAAAACTTGTCTTACTGCCCTTATTCTTTGTCATTTAGCTGATAGTCTCATTATCAAGCTGAATATGTTACAGACGATTTGAAAAATTACCCGCTTCTCAAGACGCCTGAGCATAGCTGCATCTAGTTCCCAGGGAAGATTTGTTGCTGCCAGAACAAAGACAAGCTCATCTGTCCGCGTCAAACCATCCATCTGCAATCTAACTGAAATTATTAATTTGAGACTAGTATGACTATAAGAAAACATCTTCTTTATTAGGGCCATAGTAATGTAGAAGAAAAATCAACGTATGAGACATTCTAAGCTTTCTTTAGGAATGGTTTGATTTTCTTATCTTTTCGTTTTGATTGGGGGAAGGGGAGGGGAGGGAGGGGAATAAATTATGCATGGATTATTTTCTTCAGATCTTTTTATCCTAGTCATGACTAATAGTTATCCCTGATGATGGGCTCACAAATTTTCACACGGCAATGACCTTCTCTCTTTAGTCCCTACAATTACCCTCTTTACTTGAGTTACCTCATGCTTACTTCTCAATAGCAGCATGCCATGACAAAGTACATATAATAACACCACATGATAGAGCACATAATGATGACCTAATTGTTAGTGTCTGAAATATTTCTAGGTTAATGGAACATGAAGATCATAGGAGCTAAGTATGATCAGAGTTGAAATGTAAGCTCACTACTTCAAAAGGGTGGGAAAATCAAAAGAATTCTTGGAATTTGATGATATTCAAAAGTGTGCTGATATTCAAACCAGATTCAGCTTCAGGCACCTTACATCTCGGGAAAAAAGGATAAGATTTTGTAAGATGTAATCTCACAGGCTCATCTATCTTGAGGAATGTCTGAAGCATATCACGACATGCTACAACCTCCCATCCCCGACCacacaaagaagaagaaagggacaaAGAGGACCATCATCTTCTAGGGTTAGTAAATGGCTTTTGATTGTCAATTGTGACATAGTGTGGTCACTGCTAAAAAGGACAAGAATAGATCTGGAGCAAGTAAATTTGGACTTTTGCATGTCTGCAATGCACTTTTGAAAGTCAAGTATCACCTGTATGAGCAATTCGGTTTTTAAACGCCTACTAGCTTCATGCTCACTGCGTGCTTCACCACGTTGGCTGATGATTGCATCAATTTCATCCAAAAATATTGTTGAAGGTGCATGATGCCTTGCGAGGTCGAATAACACTTTTATCAATTTCTCTGAATCACCTGTATCAAAGTGGAAACTTTCAAAGGGTAGAACAAATTAAGTTTTCCTGAATTCATGTATCTAAAAGCTTATTAAACTATTAGCAGATGAGACACTTCTGGCCTTCTGGGATGATCTCCCTCGACTTTgactacataaaattcaataaaGATGATCGAACTACCTCTAACTATgtatttcttcatattttaaCACATAAACAAACAGGTTTACCAGTAAAGAAGGAATcataattgttaattttttgtacAGAAGCTGAACCATAGAAACCCCTGGCCCCAACCATACATAGGCTTTGAATTCTGAGTCCAGCCCGTGAGACGCCAATTTCCATCAAGGTTGACACAGATGAGAGCAGGTGATGTCTCAGTGTAGGAACACAAAACTTTACTTACTTCACTACAACATAACTTCATTGATATTATGTAAGAAGCTACATTAGAACATGCATTTGATTGAGCCATCAGGGGGTGTGTGTAGCACCTGGAATCTTAGAGACGATAAAATACCATATAAGCGATTGAATTGCTCACGCAGAAGTCTTCTTACAAGGGGGGTGCTAGCAACTCACAAAGGCGTCTCTCGCCACAAGTTGGCCATCATAGCAGAACTTGTCCACTTATAATAGAATGCATCTACGAAAATAGTTTAACACTCGCAAAACTCAGAAAACTTGTGCACTTATAATGGGATGCATCTACTAAAATATTTAACACATctacaaaaataatttaacaCTCCACACTCAAAGAGACTTATCTAGAAGAAGACATTTTTATTACACAAGAGTATTTTACAAGAGTGAGGGTTAGACTAGAAACAAGATGTCTTCCAACTACTACAGAggctcctataaataggagatGAAAAGCTAGTACATATACTACACTTATTTAATTACATAGTACAAGTGTAACAATATTAAATGTCCCGTGGAACATAAATATTTTGACTCCAAGagaattaaaatgatgaaccCAATACTTTTGAGTTTGAACcacaacaaaaatatttttagaaagattcaagattttctaagtctcaaaAATCAATACACTTAAACTTCATGAGGATGTAGTATTGATGGCAGAGATACCAAAAGAACCATAAGAGCTCCTGGGGAAAGCTCTTGGCTTGTACTATGAACACCTGGTAATATGGATATTCCGGATTAACACCGAAGGCGCCAGCATGGAACATCCATAATTCCTGAAAACTTTACATAAAAAGTCCTCCTTGCTAAAAAGATGGACAGATCAAAAGGATCCGAAAAATCAAATAGCCCCGGCGGGTAATGTGATGGCTTTGATAAAGACTTGGCCACGGGGCCTTAGAGAACATGAATATTTGACCTGTTGACTTCTTCTTATTCCTGCATTTTTCTTTAGaaaatctttttgaaaattCACCTGGCCCTGAAAGAAAATCTACAAGAACATTACATTTTCCTTTCAAGTGTTTTACACGAAACTTGTAGGGAAGAACCACTAAGTCCATCTGAGTATTTGTGAATTTGGAATGACCTTGGGATTCAGCTAGAGTAAATTaggaaaataatatatttgCTAATTCCATTTTTCATTGCAATTATACTGCTTGTCCTTGTGCCGAGAGTCtaccggaaacaacctctctacctcccaagatagaggtaaggtctgcgtacactctgccctccctagaccccactttgtgggatttcactggacATGTCGTTGTTCCTATTTTCATTGCAAGAACCTCTTTAAACATGGAATGGTAGTGTTGTTCAAAGATCGTTGAATTTTCCACTGGCGTTTCCACATTTTTCTTTGaccattttcttcttcaaataaaATTGTACTCTAGTATTCATTGTTGACATTTGTCTCCAATATTTTCTTTCCAATATTGGAAATGTGTAGAgcatttactttttttttttttttttttttttttttaatatatttctttttttcttt
This portion of the Lycium ferocissimum isolate CSIRO_LF1 chromosome 1, AGI_CSIRO_Lferr_CH_V1, whole genome shotgun sequence genome encodes:
- the LOC132056045 gene encoding uncharacterized protein LOC132056045 encodes the protein MADEPSLTRWSFEDFKLFYEIKFGRKKDSAAEDMDENGQAVYNGNSSTVISNGNGHVKNTSDLSIFEQYNQANNGSSAHSNGVSSAGRDEKPQRSLLPPFESAEMRALGESLIRDIIRGSPDVKWESIKGLENAKRLLKEAVVMPIKYPKYFTGLLSPWKGILLFGPPGTGKTMLAKAVATECNTTFFNISASSVVSKWRGDSEKLIKVLFDLARHHAPSTIFLDEIDAIISQRGEARSEHEASRRLKTELLIQMDGLTRTDELVFVLAATNLPWELDAAMLRRLEKRILVPLPEPEARRAMFEEVLTSAPEEETLPYDLLVEKTEGFSGSDIRLLCKEAAMQPLRRLIAQLEEKQEVVPEDELPKVGRITERDIEMALKNTRPSAHLHAHRYDKFNSDYGSQVLQ